TTCTCGAAAGGAACGTCGTAGTTAATGACGAGGGAGACGCTGTCGATATCGATCCCCCGTGCGGCGACGTTTGTCGCGATCAGGTAGCGAAACGAGCCGCGCTTGAAGGCTTCCATGACGGAGAAGCGTTCTTTTTGCGGAAGGCCGCCGTGGATCTTCCTCGCACGGTAGCCTTCTTTGTTTAAGGACGTCTCGAGCAGGTCGACGCTTTCCTGCGTGTTGCAAAAGATCAGGCAGCTGTCCGGGTTCTCCACCACGGTGACGTCTTGTAACAGCTGGAGTTTCTCTTTGTTCGTCACATGGATGACGGACTGATCGATCGTGTCCGCGGCGACGGTCTCCTGTTTGATGGCGATCTGATCCGGTGCGTTCATGTGCCGCCCGGCCAAGGCTCTGATCTCGTTTCGCATCGTGGCGGAGAAGAGCGAGGTGGTGCGTTCTTTTGGCAGACTGGCGAGAATGGCTTCGACCTGATCGATAAAGCCCATGTCGAGCATCTGATCGGCTTCGTCGATGACGAGGTGCTCGATGCGGTTGAGCATCAGCGTGCCTTTTTTGATGTGGTCAAGGACGCGTCCGGGTGTCCCGACAACGACGTGGGTTTTCTGCTTCAGTTCGAGCTTCTGTTTGTTGACGGGTTCCTGGCCATAGAGCGCTGTGGCTTTAATGCGTCTGAACCGGCCGATGTTTGTGATGTCTTCCTGGATCTGAACGGCGAGTTCACGGGTCGGAGAGAGGATGAGCGCCTGAGGGCGGTTCTCTTCCCAGTCGACGGTGTCACAGATCGGGATGGCGTAGGAAGCGGTCTTCCCCGTGCCGGTCTGGGATGTGACGAGGACGTCTTTGTTCTCCATGGCAAGGGGGATCACCTGCTTTTGGACGTCAGTTGGCATGGTCATGTTCAGTTCGTTCAGGGCGCGGACAATCTCATCGGAGAGGCCGAATGCCTGAAAGGAATCGTGTGTCATAAGGTCACCTGCTTTATTTGGATTAAACCGCTGTGGATCGTGTGCGGTTCTTTGCGCGATCGGGTATCGTCTGTCCAGTATAACAGGGAAACGACCTTCAAATTAACTGACTTTACCGGTACCGGAAGTTTTGTGTCGTTATTTTGCCAAGAGAATGACGGTTGAAAGACCAGGTGGAAGGGAAATGGAATCGAAGTGGAATGCGTGAACGTGGAGGCAGTATGTGATGAAAAAATGGATTGAAAGTACGTCTTTAAAAGAATGGCTGATTTACCTGTTGCCGGTTATTTGGCTTGTGCTGCTTGCGGTTTCTTTTGTGACGGCCCCTGACATCGATCAGTTTGTCCGGGAAGAGGGGCAGGCGGAAGCGCCGGAGGGCTTTCCTTCTCAAATCGCAGAAGAGCTGATTGAAGAGGATGATGGTTTTGGTGGAGAAGAGATCCTGCTCGTATACGAGCAGGAGGATGGTTTCTCATCTGAACAGAAAGAAGAGATTAAGGAAGTCCTTGCCGGGCTGTCTGAAGAGGATCATAATTTGCCTATCCATGCAGTGACGGGCCCATTTGACGGGGATATGGAAGAGGAACGGCTCATCAGTGAAGACGGGGACGTGCTTATTGCGCTTGTGGAGATGGATATTGAAGCACATGAGTATGCCGATATACGTAACGAACTGCAGGAAGCGTCTCAGGCAGAAGGGGTTGATCATGACCAGACCGGAGAGGCGGTCATCAATGAAGATGTCGTAGTCAGTACGGAAGAAGGTCTCGTCACGTCCACGTACATTACGGTTTCCCTCGTTTTTCTCGTGCTGGCTCTTGTCTTCAAGTCTCTCGTTTCCCCACTCGTGCCTCTTCTTCTTCTCGGGACCGTGTATCTTTTCTCCATCAGTATCGTATCGAGGCTGATCGACTGGGTTGGATTTCCGGTATCCAATTTTACGCAGATGTTCGTCCTGGCCGTTGTATTTGGGGTGGGGACGGATTACTGCATTTTGATCATGAAACGGTTTCAGGAAGAAGTGCTGAAAGATCAGACAGCGTTTCAGGCGATGTTGACGACGATGAGGGCTTCTAAATCGACGGTTCTGTATTCGGCGCTGACGGGATTTATCGGGTTTGCGACCATCTATCTGGCGGATTTTGACTTGTATCAGTCGGCAGTGGGCGTTGCTGTGGCGGTCCTGGTTATGATGGCCGGGATCTGGATGGTGATGCCGGCGGTTCTCGCCCTTGGTGGAGTCAGGCTTTTCTGGCCGGGGAAGCCGGGATCATCAAACCCATCAAACCCGCTTTGGGGATTTATCGGCGGACTGACACTGCGTTCACCAAAGCTGGCCCTAGTCGCAGTTGCCCTTCTGGTGATTCCGTTCTATCTTTTCTATGACGATCTTCGTTCTTTTGATAACGTCCAGGAAATTCGGGGGGATTATGATTCCGTGAAAGCGTACGAGCTGACGGAGGAGGCCTTCGGGCAAGGAGATCTCTTCTTCAGCACGCTCTATCTGAAGACGGATGAAGCGTCGTGGGACGATCACGGGAAGATTGCTCACCTTGAACAGCTGGCCATGAACATAGAGAAAGTCGAGGGTATCCGTGGTGTTCGGGGTCTGAACCGTCCGGATGAGGACGTGCCGGATGAATTCCGGATTCCTGAACAGGCAGGTATACTTTCTGAGGGGATGGTGGAGGCCCTTGACGGACTTGATGAGCTTTCGGATGGCATTCATGAGATGAAGGACGGTCTCGATGACAGTGAGGAGCTCCTTGATGAAGCGGAAGCAGGCATCGGTGAACTGATTGCAGGGACAGAAGAAATCATGGCGGCGGTGGAAGAAGCCGAAGATCAGCTTGACGAGGCTGAAGCCGGAATCCGCAACCTGATGGAGGGTACCGAAGAACTCGGCAGCGGTGCAAAAGAGATCGGTGAAGGGATTGGTGAGATTCGACAGGGACTTGAAGATGCGGGCAGGGACGTATCTTCGAGCCGGGAAGACTTGGGATTGTGGCAAACGCGTGCTGAGGCCGTTGTTTCGGAGATTGAGGCCTTTGAACGGCGAGGCAGTGAATTAGAAAACGAGGTGCAGGAGCGGGCAGAAACGGTGAATAATCGCTACCAGGCCGCCAGAAGGGAAGCAGAAGAGGCATTGGCGAATGCGGCAGAAGAGAAAGAGCAGCTGCGCAGCGAGCTTCAGGAAGCCCTCAACGATCTCGAAGCAGAAGCGGAAGGAGATCTCCCGTCCGAGGAACTTGGCAGAATCCGGTCGCTCCTTGACGGGCATTCGGTGGTACCGGAAGATGTAACCCTTCCGGATCTGGATCTGACGGCACTCGTTCCTGATCTGCCGATTCCGCCGTTCTCATCCTATGCAGACGAGATTCGTTCTGCCTTGGAAGACGGCGACGGTCAGCTTCAAGAGCTTGAAGAAGGATTGACAGAAGCGGCAGAGGGTCTTGAAGAAGCCGAGGAAGGAGCCGGTGACCTTCAGGTTGGACTGGATGATGTGCAGGACGGTCATCAGGAGCTTCTGGACGGGATGGCTGAGGCCAGGCAGGGTGCATCGGATCTTTCTGGCGGACTTGATGAGCTTCAGAGCGGCCACTATGCTCTCCTTGATGGGGTCGGCGAAGGCCGGAACGGTCTGGAGAACTTTCGCAAGGGCCTCCGTGACATGCTTGAAGGGACTGAAGAGCTGAATGAAGGAATTGGCGAAGCGGAAGACGCGCTCCGGCAGGTGTCGAAGCAGGAAGAAAACCCTCTTGAAGGGCTTTTTATCCCGAATGAGGCATTTGAGGAAGAAGCATTTGAGGAAGCCTTCGATCAATACGTGACACCTGGCGGACAGGTAGCCGGCATGGAGTTGTTGTTCGAAGAAGATCCCTACAGTCAGGAGGCAATGATGATCCTTGATGAGGTCGAGGAGGTGGCGGCATTTACGCTCAGGGACACGCCGTTTGAAGACAAAGAGATGGCGTTCAGCGGCATCACAAGCAGCAACCGTGACCTGAGGGATGTGTCCGATCAGGATTTCTTCGTCACGGCTGCGGTTATGCTTGCTGGAATCTTCATCGCTTTGACGTTCCTGTTCAAGTCGCTCATCATGCCGCTCTATGTGCTTGTATCCCTTGTTCTGACGTATATCGGCTCGATGGCCGTGGCCGAGCTGATCTTTGTAACGATCCTCGGCTACGACGGGATTATGTGGGCGGTACCGTTCTTCTCCTTTGTTCTCTTGATGGCTCTCGGTGTGGATTATTCTATCTTCCTCATGGGACGATTCAGGGAGATCCTCGAAGAAGGCGAGGAGATCACGATACATGACGCGATTCACATCGCCATGAAGCGGATTGGAGGCACCGTCATTTCGGCGGCGCTGATCCTCGGCGGTACCTTTGCCGCGATGATGGCATCAGGAGTATTGACGCTAATGCAGGTCAGTACGGTGATCATGACAGGGCTTCTGCTTTATACGCTTGTGATGCTTCCGGTGTTTGTGCCGGCCTGCATGCTTCTCCTGGGTTCATGGAACTGGTGGCCATTAGGAAGACCCAAAAGTGAACGCGATTCATAAAAAATGCCCTGTTCGGCCTGACTGAACGGGCCGCTTCTTGAACAACTAGTCTGAACCTGCCTCAGCCTGCATCCAGTCAACGATCTGTTTTGCAATGGCTTCAGGCTGATCAAGGTGAATATAATGCCCGCCATCAAAGATCCGGCTCTTGCCACCGGTATCCGCTGCGAGCGCCTCAATAAACGGCTGTCCGTCGTGATTTTCACTTGAGATGGCGGCAAAAAACGGGGCATCCGGCGTCCCGGCGTCCTGAACCGTCCGGACATTGGCCGTCAGTTTTTCTGCTTCATCCGCCATGTTTGCCGTCTGCACCCTCCGGTTGAACACGCTTCTCGCAGCTTCTGCGTCGTCATCATCGAGAAGGCCTTTGGCCATGGCGTGGAAGTTTTCATTAAAGACGTCAGGCTGTTGGCGCATCAGGCCTGAACGGGCAAGAAAGGTTACCACGCCGGACACCTCAGGTTCTTCTCCGTGTTCGTCGTAATAAGCGGGAACGAGGGGGTCAAGGCCGATTATCGCCGTGACCTCTTCCGGATATGCCTGTGCATAGTGAAGGGCTTCGATGCCTGCCATGGAGTGCCCGGCAAGGATAAACGGTCCTTCTTCACCCGCCTCTTTAAGGGCGGCTCTCGTCTCGTCCGTCACGGTGCCGATGTCCCGGTCATAGTCCGTCACGTCACTCCAGCCATAGCCGAAGCGCTCGACAACCACGGTCCGGTAGCCATCCGGGAGGGCACGGCGGATTGCCTGGAAGTCATAGAAGGGCGACGGTGTCCCGAAACCGGCGAGAAAAACGACGGTTGCCCCGCCTTTACCTTCGCCGTGGACATGCATGGCGTGGCCGTCCCCGTGGATGTCGATCCGTTCTCCTGGTGCCGGGTAGTAAGCCATGTCTTCCTCGATGGCGTTTTGATGTTCGAGATAGCTGCCTCCAATGATGATGCCTGCAATGGCGATGAGCACGATCGGCAGGGCGATGAGCGTCCATTTCACGAATCGTTTCATAGTTAATCTCCACCTTTCTTTAGTTTGATTCTGTCTGTATCGTATCAGATTGTGCAGTGCGTAACAGGTCACCTCCGTCATGACTTGCATGACGGAAGTCATATTGGTCAATGGAAAAAACAGAAGGCTGTATGGTAGAGTGAACAGACAGAAGAGAAAGGAAGATGCGTAATGAACAAGGTGGATGTCATCATCCTGTCCGGGTTTCTCGGGGCAGGCAAAACAACGCTGCTTACGAGGTTGTTGCAGGCGGACCAAAAGCACGGACGCAAGGCGGCAGTCGTCATGAATGAGGTGGGGAGCGTATCGGTCGACTCTGACGCAGTGGGAGACGGGACACCGTTAAAAGAGCTCCTCGGCGGCTGTGTCTGTTGCTCGTTGTCCGATAAACTCGAGATTCAGCTGCACGGTCTTGTCCGTGATCATACGCTTGACGTGATCTATATCGAAACGACGGGTGTTGCCCACCCCGTGGATGTCCTCGAGGCGTGCATGACCCCGCTGCTTGTGGATGATCTGCGGATCCGTTCGGTCGTAACCCTCCTTGATCTCGTTGCCTGGGGCGAGCGCCGGTCCCTCAGTGCCGCCGTGCAACAGCTGATGCGTGAACAGGTCAGGAACGCGGATCTTGTAGTGATGAATAAGGCGGACCGCCTGTCCGAGGAGGAACGGTCGTCGGTGGAGAAGGAGATTCGCGGGATCAACAGCGAAGGGACTCTTCTGTTTGCCTCTTTTGCCTACGTGGATGTCCGCTCTGTCATGTTTCAGGAGAGTCAGTACAGTAAAGGGCGCACCCACGCTCCGCTGCACGTCAGAGAAGACCTCCATATCAAGACCTTTACACACGTTTTCACGGAACCCGTGTCTCAGGAAGCGTTCGAAACATTTGTGAAGGAGATGCCGGACAGCGTCTACCGGATCAAAGGCTACATCCGCTTCACCGGGGACGAGCGGACGATGCTGCTTCAGTATTCCTATGGGATGGTGACGTATGAGGAGTCGGACTTGAACCGGACGAACACCCTGGTGTTCATCGGCGACGGCCTTGATCATGATGCGCTCAGAGACAAGCTTACGGCGATCGGGAAGTGAAAGAAAAAACAGGATCAGGTGCCTTCAAAAGGCGACTGGTCCTGTTTAGTATGAGGGGTTCTGTTGTTTGATGATATCGGTTGGGCCGGAGTTTGCGGTTGCCATCGTTGAATGAATGTCATTCGGGACGGTGACTGTCCATGAAGAAACGTCGTCCTGAAGCGCGGGCAGGCTGTTTATTTTATGAACGCGGCAATGCGTTTGGCGACTTCGGAAGCGTCCAGGTGGGTGTTGTTAATTCTCAGGTAAAGCTCTCTTTGAATTTCGCCTTCCTTGGAGTTCAAGCGGTGGTTGTTATACGTTGCTTTCAGTTCGTTGGCGGATGTGTCAACATCCCGTTTCGTCGGTTTATGAGCCAGCCGGTGCGGGCTTTCGTTCCTTTTCAGTCTTTCGTCGAGATCGGCTTCGAGCTCGACAAAATAGACTGTTGCCCCCTGTTTTTCGAATGGGGCTGTGATCTGAGCCACATGGTCCCAATCTTCCTGGAGATCAAATGCCCATACATAGGTGAAAATCATTCCGGACTGGTCACTGGCGGCGAAGGCTTTAAAGATTTCTGTTCTGAACATCGTGGATAAGCGCCACATCTCCGGATTGAAGCCGAAAAAAGGTTGGAGCATGTCAATGGTCATGTGGTTGTGAAACAATTTCAAATCAGTTCGTTTTTCCAATTCCTGACGACCGTCATTTTCCCAACGGCTTGCGGGCCAAACAGCAGGACGAATTTCATCACAGTTCCTCCGGTTTCTTTTGAGTGTTCTGGCTTCTTCTTATGCAGAAGTGCTTTTTTCAGTTCATCCCCTGGTCAAAAGGTCTGGAATAACCAGACAACAAGGGTCATACTGACAACACCCCAGATGGTCACGCCCCAGATCCAGCGGATCATGGCTTTTTGCCTGATGGCAGCTTCCTGACTGTTCGGGTGTGCCTTCACAAAGGCGAGATCCTCTTGCATGCTTTTTCTGCGGGCGATGAGAATTATGAATGAAACGGCGATAAATCCAAGGGGTATCAACAGATACATCTCCATGCTGTATCCGCCGGACTATGATTTTGATATCATTTTCAAGTCGAAAACCTACCGGAAGAAAAAGCATCTCATGGACCGGAAGTATGTGGAAGGCCTCGCCATTGATGAGGAGGACTGAACAGGGCGCGTCTGCTGAAGAACGTGCCCCATCAGCTCTTCATGAGCGGGTCGTCGTCAGAGAGCTCATAGGTAAACGGACTGACGGTGACAAGAAGCGGGATCAAAATGGTGTATAAAACGATGGCAAGGGGAATGGTGACTTCTGTAAACAGATTTACTGTGAGCGGGGAAACCGCCATTATTACCGTCACAAAGAGCGCGGGCTTTCGGGTCTTGATGTATTGCACGGCACCGCAGCGGGGGCAGCGGTTGTGATTTTGCAGGAAACGCTGCATGAACAGAGCTTCTTTCCAGGTGAGGGCCGATGCGCAGGATGCGCAAGTCGGTAAGGTCGGTGT
This genomic window from [Bacillus] selenitireducens MLS10 contains:
- a CDS encoding DEAD/DEAH box helicase, producing the protein MTHDSFQAFGLSDEIVRALNELNMTMPTDVQKQVIPLAMENKDVLVTSQTGTGKTASYAIPICDTVDWEENRPQALILSPTRELAVQIQEDITNIGRFRRIKATALYGQEPVNKQKLELKQKTHVVVGTPGRVLDHIKKGTLMLNRIEHLVIDEADQMLDMGFIDQVEAILASLPKERTTSLFSATMRNEIRALAGRHMNAPDQIAIKQETVAADTIDQSVIHVTNKEKLQLLQDVTVVENPDSCLIFCNTQESVDLLETSLNKEGYRARKIHGGLPQKERFSVMEAFKRGSFRYLIATNVAARGIDIDSVSLVINYDVPFEKESYVHRTGRTGRAGKAGKAITFVNNREKSAIRELERYTGIIIPLAKAPSPDEVKRARNTFYEKLNTAPVRKEKKSANLNKEIMTLYVNGGKKKKLRAPDFVGTLTSIDGIDADDIGIITIQETSTTIDIFNGKGPLALKELKERTVKGKRLKVREARNRS
- a CDS encoding TIGR04104 family putative zinc finger protein, encoding MTPTLPTCASCASALTWKEALFMQRFLQNHNRCPRCGAVQYIKTRKPALFVTVIMAVSPLTVNLFTEVTIPLAIVLYTILIPLLVTVSPFTYELSDDDPLMKS
- a CDS encoding CobW family GTP-binding protein — encoded protein: MNKVDVIILSGFLGAGKTTLLTRLLQADQKHGRKAAVVMNEVGSVSVDSDAVGDGTPLKELLGGCVCCSLSDKLEIQLHGLVRDHTLDVIYIETTGVAHPVDVLEACMTPLLVDDLRIRSVVTLLDLVAWGERRSLSAAVQQLMREQVRNADLVVMNKADRLSEEERSSVEKEIRGINSEGTLLFASFAYVDVRSVMFQESQYSKGRTHAPLHVREDLHIKTFTHVFTEPVSQEAFETFVKEMPDSVYRIKGYIRFTGDERTMLLQYSYGMVTYEESDLNRTNTLVFIGDGLDHDALRDKLTAIGK
- a CDS encoding alpha/beta fold hydrolase, with the protein product MKRFVKWTLIALPIVLIAIAGIIIGGSYLEHQNAIEEDMAYYPAPGERIDIHGDGHAMHVHGEGKGGATVVFLAGFGTPSPFYDFQAIRRALPDGYRTVVVERFGYGWSDVTDYDRDIGTVTDETRAALKEAGEEGPFILAGHSMAGIEALHYAQAYPEEVTAIIGLDPLVPAYYDEHGEEPEVSGVVTFLARSGLMRQQPDVFNENFHAMAKGLLDDDDAEAARSVFNRRVQTANMADEAEKLTANVRTVQDAGTPDAPFFAAISSENHDGQPFIEALAADTGGKSRIFDGGHYIHLDQPEAIAKQIVDWMQAEAGSD
- a CDS encoding MMPL family transporter; translated protein: MKKWIESTSLKEWLIYLLPVIWLVLLAVSFVTAPDIDQFVREEGQAEAPEGFPSQIAEELIEEDDGFGGEEILLVYEQEDGFSSEQKEEIKEVLAGLSEEDHNLPIHAVTGPFDGDMEEERLISEDGDVLIALVEMDIEAHEYADIRNELQEASQAEGVDHDQTGEAVINEDVVVSTEEGLVTSTYITVSLVFLVLALVFKSLVSPLVPLLLLGTVYLFSISIVSRLIDWVGFPVSNFTQMFVLAVVFGVGTDYCILIMKRFQEEVLKDQTAFQAMLTTMRASKSTVLYSALTGFIGFATIYLADFDLYQSAVGVAVAVLVMMAGIWMVMPAVLALGGVRLFWPGKPGSSNPSNPLWGFIGGLTLRSPKLALVAVALLVIPFYLFYDDLRSFDNVQEIRGDYDSVKAYELTEEAFGQGDLFFSTLYLKTDEASWDDHGKIAHLEQLAMNIEKVEGIRGVRGLNRPDEDVPDEFRIPEQAGILSEGMVEALDGLDELSDGIHEMKDGLDDSEELLDEAEAGIGELIAGTEEIMAAVEEAEDQLDEAEAGIRNLMEGTEELGSGAKEIGEGIGEIRQGLEDAGRDVSSSREDLGLWQTRAEAVVSEIEAFERRGSELENEVQERAETVNNRYQAARREAEEALANAAEEKEQLRSELQEALNDLEAEAEGDLPSEELGRIRSLLDGHSVVPEDVTLPDLDLTALVPDLPIPPFSSYADEIRSALEDGDGQLQELEEGLTEAAEGLEEAEEGAGDLQVGLDDVQDGHQELLDGMAEARQGASDLSGGLDELQSGHYALLDGVGEGRNGLENFRKGLRDMLEGTEELNEGIGEAEDALRQVSKQEENPLEGLFIPNEAFEEEAFEEAFDQYVTPGGQVAGMELLFEEDPYSQEAMMILDEVEEVAAFTLRDTPFEDKEMAFSGITSSNRDLRDVSDQDFFVTAAVMLAGIFIALTFLFKSLIMPLYVLVSLVLTYIGSMAVAELIFVTILGYDGIMWAVPFFSFVLLMALGVDYSIFLMGRFREILEEGEEITIHDAIHIAMKRIGGTVISAALILGGTFAAMMASGVLTLMQVSTVIMTGLLLYTLVMLPVFVPACMLLLGSWNWWPLGRPKSERDS